The Denticeps clupeoides chromosome 5, fDenClu1.1, whole genome shotgun sequence genome includes a region encoding these proteins:
- the LOC114790931 gene encoding exostosin-1a-like, with the protein MQAKKRYLILFSLGTCMVLLAYCGWIQFPALGKKWWLGRVRQASARWPHFSDSLDTFVPRDQDARDHLLFPAASRENRDGSADVFQGRRCRMETCFDFSACKKHGFKVYVYPHQKGEKVSESYQTVLSAIERSRFYTSDPTQACLFVLGLDTLDRDRLSPHYVHNLKTKLQKLPFWNKGRNHLLFNLYSGTWPDYTEDLGFDVGQAMLAKASIGDENFRPTFDVSIPLFSKDHPRRGGPRGFLKYNTIPPFRKYLLVFKGKRYLTGIGSDTRNSLHHVHNADDVVLLTTCKHGKDWQKHKDRRCDIDNAEYERYDFKEMLHNSTFCLVPRGRRLGSFRFLEALQAACIPVMLSNGWELPFSEVIDWNKAAVIGDERLLLQIPSIVRSIHQDQIFSLRQQTQFLWEAYFSSVEKIVLTTLEIIHDRVLHHVARSSFMWNSLPGGLLTLPQYSTYLGDFPFFYSSLGVKPVPKFTAVIHVLSPLVSQSQPIFKLLVAIAKSQHCAQIVVLWNCNKPLPAKQRWPVTAVPILVIDGESKVMSSRFLPYEAIVTDAVLSLDEDTMLSTPEVDFAFTVWQSFPERIVGYPARSHFWDTSKQQWGYTSKWTNDYSMVLTGAAFYHRYYNYLYTSYLPASLKSMVDQLSNCEDILMNFLVSAVTKTPPIKITQKKQYKETMMGQTSRATRWADPDHFAQRQTCMNKFSSWFGSMPLVHSQMRLDPLLFKDQVSILRKKYKGIERD; encoded by the exons ATGCAGGCCAAAAAACGGTATTTAATCCTGTTCTCTCTCGGCACGTGCATGGTCCTGCTCGCCTACTGTGGATGGATCCAGTTCCCGGCGCTTGGGAAGAAGTGGTGGCTCGGCCGCGTCCGGCAAGCGAGCGCACGCTGGCCCCACTTCTCTGACTCCTTAGACACCTTCGTTCCCCGGGATCAGGACGCGCGGGATCATCTCCTCTTCCCCGCAGCGTCCCGGGAGAACAGGGACGGCAGCGCCGATGTTTTCCAGGGCAGGCGGTGCCGGATGGAGACGTGCTTTGACTTCTCTGCGTGCAAGAAGCACGGATTCAAAGTGTACGTCTACCCTCACCAGAAGGGCGAGAAGGTCTCGGAAAGTTACCAGACCGTCCTCTCGGCCATAGAGAGATCGAGGTTCTACACTTCGGACCCAACTCAGGCCTGCTTGTTTGTCTTGGGCCTGGACACTCTGGACCGGGACCGTCTGTCCCCTCACTATGTCCACAATCTCAAGACGAAGCTGCAGAAGCTGCCCTTTTGGAACAAAGGCAGGAATCACCTGCTGTTTAACCTGTACTCGGGGACGTGGCCGGACTACACCGAGGACCTGGGCTTTGATGTCGGTCAGGCCATGTTGGCCAAAGCCAGCATCGGTGACGAGAACTTCCGGCCCACCTTTGACGTGTCCATTCCCCTGTTCTCTAAGGATCACCCAAGAAGAGGAGGGCCAAGGGGGTTTCTAAAGTACAACACCATCCCTCCTTTCAGGAAGTATTTATTGGTATTTAAAGGTAAAAGGTACTTGACGGGGATCGGGTCGGACACTAGGAACTCGCTGCATCACGTGCACAACGCGGACGACGTGGTGCTGCTCACTACATGCAAGCATGGCAAAGACTGGCAGAAGCACAAAGACCGGCGCTGCGACATCGACAACGCGGAGTATGAAAG GTATGACTTCAAGGAAATGTTGCACAACTCCACCTTTTGCCTGGTGCCTAGGGGGCGGCGCCTTGGATCTTTTCGCTTCCTTGAGGCTCTTCAG gCTGCCTGCATCCCTGTCATGCTCAGTAATGGCTGGGAGCTTCCCTTCTCAGAGGTCATTGACTGGAACAAGGCAGCTGTCATCGGGGACGagaggctgctgctgcag ATCCCATCTATTGTTCGATCCATCCATCAGGACCAGATCTTCTCTCTCAGACAGCAGACCCAGTTCCTATGGGAGGCTTACTTCTCCTCGGTGGAGAAAATTGTTTTAACTACTCTCGAG ATCATCCATGACCGTGTGCTCCATCACGTTGCCAGAAGCAGCTTTATGTGGAACAGTCTCCCTGGGGGTCTTCTCACCCTACCCCAGTACTCCACCTATCTTGGGGACTTCCCCTTTTTTTACTCATCTTTGG GGGTGAAGCCGGTTCCCAAATTCACCGCTGTCATCCATGTCTTGTCACCTCTGGTGTCCCAGTCCCAGCCCATTTTCAAGCTGCTTGTGGCCATTGCCAAATCACAGCATTGTGCCCAG ATCGTTGTCCTGTGGAACTGCAACAAGCCTCTGCCTGCCAAACAGCGCTGGCCTGTCACAGCTGTGCCTATCCTGGTCATCGATGGGGAGAGCAAG GTGATGAGCAGTCGTTTCCTTCCCTATGAAGCCATTGTCACAGATGCTGTGCTGAGTCTGGATGAGGACACCATGCTTTCTACCCCTGAG GTGGATTTTGCCTTCACCGTGTGGCAGAGTTTTCCAGAAAGGATTGTGGGATATCCTGCGCGTAGCCACTTCTGGGACACCAGCAAACAGCAATGGGGCTACACCTCAAAGTGGACCAATGACTACTCTATGGTGCTGACGGGAGCAGCTTTTTACCACAG ATATTACAATTACCTGTATACGAGTTACTTGCCAGCCAGCCTGAAAAGCATGGTTGACCAGCTCTCCAACTGTGAAGATATCCTCATGAACTTCTTAGTATCTGCTGTAACTAAGACTCCCCCAATCAAGATTACTCAGAAGAAGCAGTACAAGGAGACAATGATGGGACAG ACGTCACGAGCCACTCGCTGGGCAGACCCTGACCACTTTGCGCAGCGGCAGACCTGCATGAATAAATTTTCCAGCTGGTTTGGGAGCATGCCACTGGTACACTCCCAAATGAGACTGGACCCTCTTCTGTTCAAGGACCAAGTATCAATACTGAGGAAGAAGTACAAAGGCATTGAGAGAGACTAG